The Paenibacillus sp. G2S3 region CAGGTGCTGAACTTGCCTTTTCCTCCCCCTTCTTTAACGAGTTTGTCTTGAAGCTTCCTGAAGGAAGCAGCGTGAGCGCTATTAATTCGAAGCTGCTGAAGGAAGGTTATCTCGGCGGTTATGATCTGGGCCGTGATTATCCTGAGCTTGCTGGACATATGCTAGTTGCCGTAACAGAAAAAAGAAGCAAAAACGAAATCGACCAATTCGCTAGCGCACTGGAGGGCTGTATATGAAACCGGAGCAAAGTCTAATTTTTGAATTAAGTCGTCCCGGCCGTTCGGCCTATTCCTTGCCACTATGCGATGTGCCGCAGGAAGAAAGCTTGGAATCTCTGATTCCATCAGGTTTACTTCGTAGCGAACCCGTCGTGCTTCCAGAAGTATCGGAAGTGGATGTCATTCGCCACTATACTTCGCTTTCACGCCGCAACTTCGGCGTAGATAACGGCTTCTATCCACTGGGTTCATGCACGATGAAATATAATCCGAAAATCAACGAAGATGTTGCCCGCTTCTCCGGCCTAGCTAAGATCCACCCTTACCAGCCGGAAGAAAGCATTCAAGGCGCACTGGAATTAATGTATACCCTGCAAAATGACTTGTCCGCACTAACAGGCATGGATGCAGTATCCTTACAGCCTGCCGCAGGTGCGCATGGTGAATGGACCGGTCTCATGATGATCCGTGCCTACCATGAAAGCCACGGCGAGACCCGCACGAAGGTTATCGTGCCGGATTCCTCGCACGGCACCAATCCTGCTAGTGCTTCAGCAGCAGGACTTGAAACGATCACGATCCCTTCCACAGATAAAGGGATGGTTGATCTTGAAGCACTCAAAGCAGCTGTTGGCAGTGACACAGCCGCACTGATGCTGACTAACCCAAGCACGCTCGGCTTGTTCGAAACCCAAATCGTTGAGATCGCCGAAATCGTTCACGAAGCAGGCGGCTTACTCTATTACGATGGAGCGAACTCCAATGCCATTATGGGCATTACCCGCCCCGGTGACATGGGCTTTGACGTTGTGCATTTGAACCTGCATAAGACAATGAGCACCCCACACGGCGGCGGTGGCCCTGGAGCCGGACCTGTCGGCGTAAAATCCATCTTGATTCCGTTCCTCCCACAACCAACTGTGGTGAAAAACGAAGATAGCAGCTTCTCACTCGACTTCGGCGGACCTGAATCCATTGGACGCGTGAAAGCTTTTTACGGCAACTTTGGTATTCTCGTTCGTGCCTACGCCTATATCCGCACCTATGGCCCAGACGGACTGCGTGAGGTATCCGAAAATGCCGTTCTGAATGCGAACTATATGATGCACCGTCTGGCGCCGTATTTTGAAATCCCATATCCGGGCGTATGTAAGCATGAATTCGTAATGTCCGGCCGGAATCTCAAGCAATATGGCGTGCGCACCTTGGACGTTGCAAAACGGTTGCTCGACTTTGGCTACCATCCACCAACCGTGTACTTCCCACTGACTGTAGAGGAATGTATGATGATCGAGCCGACGGAAACCGAAAGTAAAGAAACGCTCGATGGCTTCATCGATACAATGATCCAGATCGTGAAAGAAGCGCAGGAGACACCGGAGATCGTAATCAACGCACCGCATACCACTGAGATTAGCCGTTTGGATGAGACCCAAGCCGCGCGTAAGCCAGTGTTGAATTGTTCTTGCGGTTAACAGCTAATGAGCAGTATTAAAAAGCAGGCCACGATACCAATTATCGTCGGTCTGCCTTTTTGTATGCAAATAAAAATCAACACTTTGATTAACTCGGCCTGCACCTTCGCAAAAATCAGGAGTTATGCTATTCTAATTTCGAGGATATCGCCCCCTTAGAAAGGAATGTATTCCTTATGAAATTTGAATTTGTCCATAATGTTTTCCCTAGAAAATATTTATTGTCCCTTCCCTATTTGCTCCTCGCATTATTTATGCTGTCTGCCTTGTCTTCGTCCCATAGAATATTCTCTATCATCCCTTTCATATTAATTATGCTAAATGCGTTGTATATCGTTGTAAAAATCATTATTTATAAAATCAAAACGTAGATATTTCGCACTGTCCAATTACATAAGTAGATTCTCATTTTCTAAATAATAAGGCCCTTCCCAGCATCATTTAAAATGTCTGAGAAGGGCCTGTTTCAGTTGTTTATCACTATAACTTTTTGATATTACGCACCATGCATGGGAGTTTCTACTTTCACCGCGCCCTTGCGCTCCTTAGCCGATTTACGGAAGTAGAACAGCTCGTAAATCGCTGGAACCACAACCAGCGTAAGCAGCGTTGCCGCGGTCAAGCCACCGATGACCACAATCGCCAAGCTTTGCGAGACAATGCTGCCCATCTCGGCATGGCCGAACAGCAGTGGAGTCATGGCGCAAATGGTAGCAATAGCTGTCATCAGAATCGGGCGCATCCGTGTTCCGGCCGCTTCCAGAATCGCTTCGCGAATACTCATATGCGTCTCATTCTGCTTAATACGGTCGATAAGCACAATCGCATTCGTGACGACGATACCAATTAGCATCAGAGCCCCGAACAGGGCAGTGAAATCAGGTGTTACGCCGGATACGATCAGTCCAACAATCGCACCAATCGCAGCCAGCGGCAAGGAGAACATAATCGCCAGCGGAGCACGAAGAGTTTTAAAGGTGAGGACCATGATCAGATACACCAATCCGATGGAGATCAGCGCTGTCATACCAAGGTCAGCGAAATCCTCTGACTGATCAACAGATGCTCCGCCTGCAAATAAGGTGACGCCTTTCGGAAGGGCAATGCTATCGGTTTCCTTTTTAATATCCACTCCGATTTCAGACACCTTCTTCGGATCTACTTCCGCTGTAATTCTTGCATATGGCTTCCCATCTTTATGGAACAACAGTGCAGGTTCATTCCGAACCTCGTAGGTTGCGAGTTGGGATAGTGGCTTTGGTCCTTCAGCAGTCATGAGCGTCATTGCTTTTAAATCTTGCTCCGACTTCGACTCAGCCATAGGATCTAACACTACTCCAGCAGGAGTACCGTCCAGTTCGATTTGTCCCATAGGGATCGGAT contains the following coding sequences:
- the gcvPB gene encoding aminomethyl-transferring glycine dehydrogenase subunit GcvPB, with product MKPEQSLIFELSRPGRSAYSLPLCDVPQEESLESLIPSGLLRSEPVVLPEVSEVDVIRHYTSLSRRNFGVDNGFYPLGSCTMKYNPKINEDVARFSGLAKIHPYQPEESIQGALELMYTLQNDLSALTGMDAVSLQPAAGAHGEWTGLMMIRAYHESHGETRTKVIVPDSSHGTNPASASAAGLETITIPSTDKGMVDLEALKAAVGSDTAALMLTNPSTLGLFETQIVEIAEIVHEAGGLLYYDGANSNAIMGITRPGDMGFDVVHLNLHKTMSTPHGGGGPGAGPVGVKSILIPFLPQPTVVKNEDSSFSLDFGGPESIGRVKAFYGNFGILVRAYAYIRTYGPDGLREVSENAVLNANYMMHRLAPYFEIPYPGVCKHEFVMSGRNLKQYGVRTLDVAKRLLDFGYHPPTVYFPLTVEECMMIEPTETESKETLDGFIDTMIQIVKEAQETPEIVINAPHTTEISRLDETQAARKPVLNCSCG